One Vigna unguiculata cultivar IT97K-499-35 chromosome 11, ASM411807v1, whole genome shotgun sequence DNA window includes the following coding sequences:
- the LOC114168467 gene encoding pentatricopeptide repeat-containing protein At3g58590-like isoform X1, with the protein MSCIGQGFQHGQLLLHLLEACSTIQSFKIVKCLHAVSITIGPIPKQSIFIHNNILSSYISLGEVLHARKMFNAMPHRTVVSYNTLINAYCRLGHVDDAWDLFSHMRWTGFAPTQYTLTGLLSCEFLNLSLGAQLQALSIRNGLFDADSFVGTALLGLFGRHGHWDEVFSTFEYMPQKSLVTWNSMMSLLGRNGFVEECKLLFHDLVRTGMSLSEGSFVAVLSGLVYFEEDLEYGEQIHGLMVKCRFDYEISALNSLISVYVRCKAMFAVERLFEQVPIQNVVSWNTIMDALVKGGKPMATLELFLSMVSRGLMPTQATFVVVIESCNCLRIVVFGESVHAKVIRSVFETDVIMGTALIDFYAKCDKLILAKKCFDQIEAKNLVSWNTLIVGYSNICSSTAILLLQKMLQLGYFLNEFSFSAVLKSSSVSSLHQLHSLIIRTGHKSNEYVLSSLILSYTRNGLINEALSFVKEFENRLPVVASNIIAGIYNKKCQYYDAIKLLSLLEKPDVVSWNIVISAWARSNDYDKVFALFKHMHSTCILPDSYTVMSVLSGCTALCRLDLGSSLHGLVIKTNLGNFDTFLGNVLIDMYGKCGSIDNSMKVFEEIMHKNMITWTTLITALGLNGYAYESVMRFRDMEMMGLKPDALAFRAVLSSCRYGGLVEEAMQIFSQMRANNGMSLEHDHYYIMVDLLAKNGQIREAEKIIASMPFLPNVNIWRSFLEATICNNL; encoded by the coding sequence ATGAGTTGCATTGGACAGGGTTTTCAGCATGGCCAACTCCTCCTCCATTTACTCGAAGCGTGTTCAACCATTCAGTCATTCAAGATTGTTAAATGTCTCCATGCAGTCTCCATCACAATTGGTCCCATTCCAAAGCAATCCATTTTCATTCACAACAACATCCTCTCCTCATACATTTCCCTTGGTGAAGTGCTCCACGCACGCAAGATGTTCAATGCTATGCCTCATAGAACAGTTGTCTCTTACAACACTCTCATCAATGCTTATTGTCGACTTGGGCATGTGGATGATGCATGGGACCTTTTCTCCCATATGAGGTGGACTGGTTTTGCACCTACCCAGTACACACTCACAGGGTTGTTGTCGTGTGAGTTCTTGAATCTTTCATTAGGTGCTCAGTTGCAGGCTTTGAGCATCAGGAATGGACTCTTTGATGCCGATTCTTTCGTGGGTACTGCTTTATTGGGCTTGTTTGGGAGGCATGGACATTGGGATGAAGTTTTTTCTACCTTTGAATATATGCCCCAGAAGAGCTTGGTGACATGGAACTCCATGATGTCATTGTTGGGGCGTAATGGGTTTGTTGAAGAGTGTAAGCTTTTGTTTCATGATCTTGTAAGGACAGGTATGTCTTTGTCGGAAGGTTCTTTTGTTGCTGTGTTGTCTGGACTTGTTTATTTTGAGGAAGATTTGGAATATGGTGAACAAATACATGGGTTAATGGTCAAATGTAGGTTTGATTATGAAATTAGTGCACTTAATTCTCTTATCAGTGTGTATGTCAGGTGTAAAGCTATGTTTGCAGTAGAAAGATTGTTTGAGCAAGTTCCTATTCAGAATGTTGTGTCCTGGAATACAATTATGGATGCATTAGTTAAAGGTGGGAAACCTATGGCGACACTGGAATTGTTTTTGAGTATGGTAAGCAGAGGATTGATGCCAACTCAGGCcacttttgttgttgttattgagTCTTGTAATTGCTTGAGAATTGTGGTATTTGGAGAATCCGTCCATGCTAAGGTAATCAGGAGTGTCTTTGAGACTGATGTTATCATGGGCACTGCACTGATAGACTTCTATGCCAAATGTGATAAACTTATTTTAGCTAAAAAATGTTTTGATCAGATAGAAGCGAAAAATTTGGTTTCTTGGAATACTTTGATAGTGGGTTACTCAAACATTTGTTCTTCCACAGCAATTCTATTGTTACAAaaaatgcttcaattaggtTATTTCCTAAAtgagttttctttttctgctgTCCTCAAGTCATCTTCAGTGTCTAGCCTTCATCAACTCCACAGTTTGATTATAAGAACAGGGCACAAGAGTAATGAATACGTATTAAGCTCTCTCATCTTGTCTTACACCAGAAATGGTCTCATCAATGAAGCACTTTCTTTTGTTAAAGAATTTGAGAATCGGCTTCCCGTAGTTGCATCTAACATCATTGCTGGAATCTATAACAAAAAATGCCAGTACTATGATGCAATAAAACTACTTTCTTTACTTGAAAAACCAGATGTTGTGTCTTGGAATATTGTCATTTCAGCTTGGGCTCGGAGCAATGATTATGACAAGGTTTTTGCACTTTTCAAGCATATGCATTCAACATGCATTCTTCCAGATAGTTACACAGTTATGAGTGTATTATCTGGGTGTACCGCACTTTGTCGTTTGGATTTAGGTAGTTCTCTACATGGACTTGTTATAAAGACTAATCTTGGTAATTTTGACACGTTCCTTGGCAATGTACTAATTGACATGTATGGAAAGTGTGGAAGCATTGATAACTCAATGAAAGTTTTTGAAGAAATTATGCACAAAAATATGATTACATGGACCACTTTAATCACTGCACTTGGGTTAAACGGTTATGCTTATGAGTCAGTAATGAGATTTcgagacatggaaatgatgggATTGAAGCCTGATGCCTTAGCATTCAGAGCAGTACTTTCTTCATGTAGATATGGCGGATTAGTGGAAGAAGCCATGCAAATTTTCAGTCAGATGAGAGCCAATAATGGAATGTCACTAGAACATGATCATTACTATATTATGGTTGACTTACTCGCAAAAAATGGACAAATTAGAGAAGCTGAGAAAATCATTGCAAGCATGCCTTTCCTCCCAAACGTCAATATATGGCGTAGCTTTCTTGAAGCAACAATATGCAATAACTTGTAA
- the LOC114168467 gene encoding pentatricopeptide repeat-containing protein At3g58590-like isoform X2 — translation MFNAMPHRTVVSYNTLINAYCRLGHVDDAWDLFSHMRWTGFAPTQYTLTGLLSCEFLNLSLGAQLQALSIRNGLFDADSFVGTALLGLFGRHGHWDEVFSTFEYMPQKSLVTWNSMMSLLGRNGFVEECKLLFHDLVRTGMSLSEGSFVAVLSGLVYFEEDLEYGEQIHGLMVKCRFDYEISALNSLISVYVRCKAMFAVERLFEQVPIQNVVSWNTIMDALVKGGKPMATLELFLSMVSRGLMPTQATFVVVIESCNCLRIVVFGESVHAKVIRSVFETDVIMGTALIDFYAKCDKLILAKKCFDQIEAKNLVSWNTLIVGYSNICSSTAILLLQKMLQLGYFLNEFSFSAVLKSSSVSSLHQLHSLIIRTGHKSNEYVLSSLILSYTRNGLINEALSFVKEFENRLPVVASNIIAGIYNKKCQYYDAIKLLSLLEKPDVVSWNIVISAWARSNDYDKVFALFKHMHSTCILPDSYTVMSVLSGCTALCRLDLGSSLHGLVIKTNLGNFDTFLGNVLIDMYGKCGSIDNSMKVFEEIMHKNMITWTTLITALGLNGYAYESVMRFRDMEMMGLKPDALAFRAVLSSCRYGGLVEEAMQIFSQMRANNGMSLEHDHYYIMVDLLAKNGQIREAEKIIASMPFLPNVNIWRSFLEATICNNL, via the coding sequence ATGTTCAATGCTATGCCTCATAGAACAGTTGTCTCTTACAACACTCTCATCAATGCTTATTGTCGACTTGGGCATGTGGATGATGCATGGGACCTTTTCTCCCATATGAGGTGGACTGGTTTTGCACCTACCCAGTACACACTCACAGGGTTGTTGTCGTGTGAGTTCTTGAATCTTTCATTAGGTGCTCAGTTGCAGGCTTTGAGCATCAGGAATGGACTCTTTGATGCCGATTCTTTCGTGGGTACTGCTTTATTGGGCTTGTTTGGGAGGCATGGACATTGGGATGAAGTTTTTTCTACCTTTGAATATATGCCCCAGAAGAGCTTGGTGACATGGAACTCCATGATGTCATTGTTGGGGCGTAATGGGTTTGTTGAAGAGTGTAAGCTTTTGTTTCATGATCTTGTAAGGACAGGTATGTCTTTGTCGGAAGGTTCTTTTGTTGCTGTGTTGTCTGGACTTGTTTATTTTGAGGAAGATTTGGAATATGGTGAACAAATACATGGGTTAATGGTCAAATGTAGGTTTGATTATGAAATTAGTGCACTTAATTCTCTTATCAGTGTGTATGTCAGGTGTAAAGCTATGTTTGCAGTAGAAAGATTGTTTGAGCAAGTTCCTATTCAGAATGTTGTGTCCTGGAATACAATTATGGATGCATTAGTTAAAGGTGGGAAACCTATGGCGACACTGGAATTGTTTTTGAGTATGGTAAGCAGAGGATTGATGCCAACTCAGGCcacttttgttgttgttattgagTCTTGTAATTGCTTGAGAATTGTGGTATTTGGAGAATCCGTCCATGCTAAGGTAATCAGGAGTGTCTTTGAGACTGATGTTATCATGGGCACTGCACTGATAGACTTCTATGCCAAATGTGATAAACTTATTTTAGCTAAAAAATGTTTTGATCAGATAGAAGCGAAAAATTTGGTTTCTTGGAATACTTTGATAGTGGGTTACTCAAACATTTGTTCTTCCACAGCAATTCTATTGTTACAAaaaatgcttcaattaggtTATTTCCTAAAtgagttttctttttctgctgTCCTCAAGTCATCTTCAGTGTCTAGCCTTCATCAACTCCACAGTTTGATTATAAGAACAGGGCACAAGAGTAATGAATACGTATTAAGCTCTCTCATCTTGTCTTACACCAGAAATGGTCTCATCAATGAAGCACTTTCTTTTGTTAAAGAATTTGAGAATCGGCTTCCCGTAGTTGCATCTAACATCATTGCTGGAATCTATAACAAAAAATGCCAGTACTATGATGCAATAAAACTACTTTCTTTACTTGAAAAACCAGATGTTGTGTCTTGGAATATTGTCATTTCAGCTTGGGCTCGGAGCAATGATTATGACAAGGTTTTTGCACTTTTCAAGCATATGCATTCAACATGCATTCTTCCAGATAGTTACACAGTTATGAGTGTATTATCTGGGTGTACCGCACTTTGTCGTTTGGATTTAGGTAGTTCTCTACATGGACTTGTTATAAAGACTAATCTTGGTAATTTTGACACGTTCCTTGGCAATGTACTAATTGACATGTATGGAAAGTGTGGAAGCATTGATAACTCAATGAAAGTTTTTGAAGAAATTATGCACAAAAATATGATTACATGGACCACTTTAATCACTGCACTTGGGTTAAACGGTTATGCTTATGAGTCAGTAATGAGATTTcgagacatggaaatgatgggATTGAAGCCTGATGCCTTAGCATTCAGAGCAGTACTTTCTTCATGTAGATATGGCGGATTAGTGGAAGAAGCCATGCAAATTTTCAGTCAGATGAGAGCCAATAATGGAATGTCACTAGAACATGATCATTACTATATTATGGTTGACTTACTCGCAAAAAATGGACAAATTAGAGAAGCTGAGAAAATCATTGCAAGCATGCCTTTCCTCCCAAACGTCAATATATGGCGTAGCTTTCTTGAAGCAACAATATGCAATAACTTGTAA
- the LOC114170314 gene encoding uncharacterized protein LOC114170314, protein MAYTNIDGSFREQYKRIYDYANELLRSNPGSTVKVHVEENEGNPIFKRLYVCLKACKDSFVSCRPIIGVDGCFLKGKYGGELLTAVGRDGNDQMLPLAYAVVEVENKETWNWFLDLLIGDLGGPELCCTYTFISDQQKGLLPALQKLLPGVDQRFCVRHIYSNFRKKFPGKNLKLLLWKVAYCTHPQAWEAVMREIKEVNLDAFKHLLAIPPRFWSRSRFTATPACDTLVNNMSEGFNSTIVDARSKPIISMMEEIRIYLMKRWASNRKRISTFEGTICPRIKKRMEEEAKKTKYWLPSWSGQRLFEVSHRSMIGEQFVVDIDKHECSCRKWTITAIPCCHVLTAIRFLNLNAEDFLPHWFLASTYEETYLSLIYPVNGPHLWEITTANDVLPPTKRVLPGRPKKKRRLEAWELRKDDTQLRQGGTRKKCGLCRQIGHKRTSCPHAPPAPAETGPSGTQQNTPADPTQPSQSTPQTDHTQPSQPIPPTQCTQPSQTTEVSQPQNHTLPTQASQTLPTQASQTTAVHQMQSTTIAAYREKLSFRRGPI, encoded by the exons ATGGCATACACAAACATAGATGGCTCATTTAGGGAACAATATAAACGCATTTATGATTATGCAAATGAACTTTTAAGGTCAAATCCGGGGTCAACTGTAAAAGTTCATGTTGAAGAGAATGAGGGGAACCCAATATTCAAAAGACTTTATGTTTGTCTGAAGGCCTGCAAAGACAGTTTTGTGTCTTGTAGGCCCATAATTGGTGTAGATGGCTGTTTTTTGAAGGGCAAATATGGTGGTGAGTTGTTGACAGCTGTAGGAAGAGATGGAAATGACCAGATGCTCCCTTTGGCATACGCAGTAGTTGAGGTTGAAAATAAGGAGACATGGAATTGGTTTTTGGATTTATTGATTGGAGACCTTGGTGGGCCTGAACTTTGCTGCACTTATACATTTATTTCAGATCAACAAAAA GGACTGCTCCCAGCATTGCAAAAATTGTTACCTGGTGTGGACCAAAGGTTTTGCGTGAGGCACATCTACTCTAATTTCAGGAAGAAATTTCCTGGGAAAAATCTGAAGTTGTTGTTATGGAAAGTAGCCTACTGCACACATCCTCAAGCATGGGAGGCAGTCATGAGGGAAATTAAAGAAGTTAATCTGGACGCATTCAAACACTTGTTAGCCATCCCCCCAAG GTTTTGGTCTAGGTCCAGATTTACAGCCACACCTGCATGTGATACACTGGTGAATAATATGTCTGAGGGGTTCAACAGTACAATTGTGGACGCAAGGAGCAAACCAATTATAAGTATGATGGAAGAAATTCGGATTTATCTCATGAAGAGATGGGCAAGCAATAGAAAGAGGATTAGTACATTTGAAGGTACAATCTGCCCACGAATTAAGAAGAGGATGGAAGAGGAGGCAAAAAAGACTAAATATTGGCTCCCAAG CTGGTCAGGACAAAGATTATTTGAGGTCAGTCATAGGTCAATGATTGGAGAACAATTTGTGGTTGACATTGACAAACATGAATGCAGCTGTAGAAAGTGGACCATAACAGCAATCCCATGCTGCCATGTGCTGACTGCTATTAGATTTTTAAATCTGAATGCTGAAGACTTCCTTCCACATTGGTTTCTTGCATCTACGTATGAAGAGACTTATTTGTCACTCATATACCCTGTCAACGGGCCTCATCTGTGGGAGATCACTACTGCAAATGATGTTTTGCCTCCAACAAAGAGGGTCCTTCCAGGAAGaccgaaaaagaaaagaagattggAGGCTTGGGAATTGAGGAAAGATGACACTCAATTGAGACAAGGTGGTACCCGTAAAAAATGTGGGTTGTGTAGACAAATTGGCCACAAAAGAACAAGCTGCCCACATGCTCCTCCTGCACCAGCAGAAACTGGTCCATCTGGAACACAACAAAACACACCTGCAGACCCTACTCAACCAAGCCAGAGCACTCCACAAACTGACCATACTCAACCAAGTCAGCCTATTCCACCAACTCAGTGTACTCAACCAAGTCAGACTACAGAAGTCTCACAGCCACAGAATCATACTCTTCCAACACAAGCAAGTCAAACTCTACCAACACAAGCAAGTCAGACTACTGCAGTCCATCAGATGCAGTCTACTACAATAGCAGCCTACAGAGAAAAATTGTCCTTCAGGAGgggcccaatttaa
- the LOC114168472 gene encoding pentatricopeptide repeat-containing protein At3g58590-like, whose product MMSLLGRNGFVEECKILFHDLVRMGKSLSEGSFVAVLSGLVYSEDDLEYGEQIHGLMVKCGFGCEITALNSLISAYVRCKAMFAVERLFEQVRVQNVVSWNIVMDALVKGERPMTTLELFLNILSRGLMPTQVTFVVVIESCSCLRILVFGEFVHAKVIRSGFETDVIVGTALIDFYAKCDKIISAHKCFDQIEEKNLVSWNALIVGYSNICSSIAILLLQEMFQLRYSPNEFSFSAVLKSSSASSLHQFHGLIIRAGYDSNEYVLSSLVLSYTRNGLINEALSFVNEFENPLPVVSSNIIARIYNRTCQYYKAIKLLSLLEEPDLVSWNIVISAWARSNDYDKVFALFKHMHSACILPDSYTFMSVLSGCTKLCRLDLGTSLHGLAIKTNLGNFDTIFGNVLIDMYGKCGSIDSAVKVFEEIMHKNMITWTILITALGLNGYAYELVMRFRNMEMIGLKPDALALRAVLSSCRYGGLMEEAMKIFRQMRATNGMTLEYDHYHIIVDLLAKTGQIREAELIIASMPFPPNASIWRSFLEGYSMQ is encoded by the coding sequence ATGATGTCCTTGTTGGGGCGTAATGGGTTTGTTGAAGAGTGTAAGATTTTGTTTCATGATCTTGTGAGGATGGGGAAGTCTTTGTCGGAAGGTTCTTTTGTTGCTGTGTTATCTGGACTTGTTTATTCCGAGGATGATTTGGAATATGGTGAACAGATACATGGGTTAATGGTCAAATGTGGGTTTGGTTGTGAAATTACTGCACTTAATTCTCTTATTAGTGCGTATGTCAGGTGCAAAGCTATGTTCGCAGTGGAAAGATTGTTTGAGCAAGTTCGTGTTCAGAATGTTGTTTCTTGGAATATAGTTATGGATGCATTGGTTAAAGGTGAGAGACCTATGACAACACTGGAGTTGTTTTTGAATATCTTAAGCAGAGGATTGATGCCAACTCAGGTCAcgtttgttgttgttattgagTCCTGTAGTTGCTTGAGAATTCTTGTATTTGGAGAATTTGTCCATGCTAAGGTAATCAGGAGTGGCTTTGAGACTGATGTTATTGTGGGTACTGCATTGATAGACTTTTATGCCAAATGTGATAAGATTATTTCAGCTCATAAATGTTTTGATCAGATAGAAGAGAAAAATTTGGTTTCTTGGAATGCTTTGATAGTGGGTTACTCAAACATTTGCTCTTCCATAGCAATTCTATTGTTACAAGAAATGTTTCAATTGCGTTATTCCCCAAATGAGTTTTCATTTTCTGCTGTTCTCAAGTCATCTTCAGCGTCTAGCCTTCATCAGTTCCATGGTTTGATTATAAGAGCAGGGTACGATAGTAATGAATACGTATTAAGCTCTCTTGTTTTGTCTTACACTAGAAATGGTCTCATAAATGAAGCACTTTCTTTTGTCAATGAATTTGAGAACCCACTTCCCGTAGTCTCATCTAATATCATTGCTAGAATCTATAACAGAACTTGCCAGTActacaaagcaataaagctacTTTCTTTGCTAGAAGAACCGGATCTTGTGTCCTGGAACATTGTCATTTCAGCTTGGGCTCGGAGCAATGATTATGACAAAGTTTTTGCACTTTTCAAGCATATGCATTCAGCATGCATTCTTCCAGATAGTTACACATTTATGAGTGTATTATCTGGGTGTACCAAACTTTGTCGTCTGGATTTGGGTACTTCTCTACATGGACTTGCTATAAAAACTAATCTTGGTAATTTCGACACAATTTTTGGCAACGTACTAATTGATATGTATGGGAAGTGTGGAAGCATCGATAGTGCAGTGAAAGTTTTTGAAGAAATTATGCACAAAAATATGATTACTTGGACAATACTAATCACTGCACTTGGGTTGAATGGTTATGCTTATGAGTTGGTAATGAGATTCCGAAACATGGAAATGATAGGGTTGAAGCCCGATGCATTAGCACTCAGAGCAGTGCTTTCTTCATGCAGATATGGTGGATTAATGGAAGAAGCCATGAAAATTTTCAGGCAGATGAGAGCCACTAATGGGATGACACTAGAATATGATCATTACCATATTATTGTTGACCTTCTTGCAAAAACTGGACAAATTAGAGAAGCTGAGTTAATCATTGCAAGCATGCCTTTCCCACCAAATGCCAGTATATGGCGTAGCTTTCTTGAAGGCTACAGTATGCAATAG